From the genome of Leptospira andrefontaineae, one region includes:
- a CDS encoding DEAD/DEAH box helicase produces the protein MKPKKTFHELGLSEDILNAVSDLGFTEPSSIQSEAIPLILSGRDVIGHSRTGTGKTAAFAIPSLEILEEGEQSPQVLVLCPTRELVVQVAEEYRKLGKYKEDFEVAAIYGGDDITKQFKALKRKPQVIVGTPGRTMDHMDRKTLALSGIKMVILDEADEMLDMGFLEDMEIILAKVPEERQTILFSATLSAKVMGITKKFQDSPKIVDVTGGKADRPKIQQIYFEMREGLKSEALIRLLEFHTPKASLVFCNTKVRVDETVEFLKSKGVFSEGLHGDLSQNQRNKVMSGFRSGLVTVLVATDVAGRGIDVSDVEAVVNYDIPRDSEDYVHRIGRTGRAGRKGLALSFVSNKDFRTLRKIREDHEFEMELGKVPDISELTEKKFLEYSHIVKEVAEEGDVSEYSKLVKKLTSEGVPAERLAAALFKLALAEKSEKFDSGARFDQDQRGFREKEGSSRNDRDRRFGGKSKQKGKRDHKDKNRNSNQYRGGGGGGRKSSGSGSGGPSRKKGKR, from the coding sequence TTGAAACCCAAAAAAACATTCCATGAACTCGGACTATCCGAGGACATCTTAAACGCAGTATCCGATCTTGGATTTACGGAACCTTCTTCCATTCAATCCGAAGCTATTCCACTCATTCTTTCCGGAAGAGACGTAATCGGTCATTCCCGTACAGGAACAGGTAAAACAGCAGCATTCGCAATTCCAAGTTTAGAAATATTGGAAGAAGGAGAACAGTCTCCACAAGTATTAGTACTCTGCCCAACCAGAGAATTGGTTGTCCAAGTCGCGGAAGAATATAGAAAATTAGGAAAATATAAAGAAGATTTCGAAGTAGCTGCAATCTATGGTGGAGATGATATCACCAAACAATTCAAGGCATTAAAAAGAAAACCACAAGTGATCGTTGGAACTCCAGGTAGGACCATGGATCATATGGACAGAAAGACCCTGGCTCTAAGCGGGATCAAGATGGTGATCCTGGACGAAGCAGACGAAATGTTAGACATGGGATTTTTAGAGGATATGGAAATCATCCTCGCAAAAGTCCCCGAAGAAAGACAGACAATCCTATTCTCCGCTACTCTTTCTGCAAAGGTAATGGGAATCACTAAAAAATTCCAAGATTCTCCTAAGATCGTAGATGTCACAGGTGGAAAAGCGGACAGACCTAAGATCCAGCAGATCTATTTTGAAATGAGAGAAGGCCTAAAGTCAGAGGCATTAATCCGTCTATTAGAATTCCATACCCCAAAAGCTTCATTAGTATTTTGTAATACTAAGGTTAGAGTGGACGAAACAGTAGAATTTTTAAAATCCAAAGGAGTATTTTCCGAGGGATTACACGGAGATCTTTCCCAAAACCAAAGGAACAAGGTGATGTCCGGATTCCGCTCTGGGCTTGTTACAGTTCTTGTAGCAACTGACGTAGCGGGAAGAGGAATTGATGTAAGCGATGTAGAAGCTGTAGTCAATTACGATATTCCAAGAGATTCTGAAGACTATGTACACCGTATCGGTAGAACAGGAAGAGCTGGAAGAAAAGGGCTCGCGCTCAGTTTTGTTTCTAATAAAGACTTCAGAACATTACGCAAGATCAGAGAAGACCACGAATTCGAAATGGAACTTGGAAAAGTCCCGGATATTTCAGAACTCACAGAAAAGAAATTTTTGGAATATTCTCATATAGTTAAAGAAGTCGCAGAAGAAGGGGATGTTTCCGAATATTCCAAACTTGTAAAGAAGCTCACCTCAGAAGGGGTCCCTGCAGAACGTTTAGCAGCAGCACTTTTCAAATTAGCTCTCGCAGAGAAGTCCGAAAAATTCGACTCAGGTGCGCGTTTCGACCAAGACCAAAGAGGTTTCCGAGAAAAAGAAGGTTCTTCTCGTAATGACCGTGATAGACGTTTTGGTGGAAAATCCAAACAAAAGGGAAAACGAGATCATAAGGATAAAAACCGAAACTCAAATCAATACCGTGGTGGCGGCGGCGGTGGAAGAAAAAGTTCCGGCTCCGGATCCGGCGGCCCTTCTCGCAAAAAAGGCAAACGTTAA
- the rmuC gene encoding DNA recombination protein RmuC, translating into MEFAIVLLTGLLIGFGLAFFLAKALYSKESGINPNEHEKLKLERAGLLTSEQRSKERILQLEKEFKENSEKTEKAIGYYQAMKKESDLLKERLENQKKEFEDLMSKLDEKFKHAANQALLDNSQKFNQQTHEKMNDLLRPFKEEIEKFGVKVELSHKEHKDDTANLKAQINNLLEMNKTLSEDAKSLASALKGNSKTQGDWGEGILENILQNSGLVKGREYTAQESVQTEDGRLRPDIVVKLPSGKSIVIDSKVSLTAYVEYASAESEDIKKAALQRHLKSLYEHVSGLYKKNYQSLYGIESLDFVLMFLPVEPSYYEAVRTDPNFLEDAYAKNILIVTPSTLMVSLKMVANLWRKEKQNKNSEQIAEESGKMYDKIVEIVTALEVLGKSLDKSKDNYDAVLGKLKSGRGNLLGRAENIRKLGAKVRKSLDSASEDSQEDAEETLFLNGE; encoded by the coding sequence ATGGAATTTGCAATCGTATTACTCACCGGTCTTCTCATCGGCTTTGGCCTCGCCTTCTTCTTGGCAAAAGCACTCTATTCCAAAGAGTCTGGGATCAATCCGAATGAGCACGAAAAGTTAAAATTAGAAAGAGCGGGACTTCTCACCTCTGAACAAAGATCCAAAGAAAGGATCCTTCAGTTAGAAAAAGAGTTCAAAGAGAATTCTGAAAAAACAGAAAAGGCGATCGGATATTACCAAGCCATGAAAAAGGAATCTGATCTTTTGAAAGAAAGATTAGAGAACCAAAAAAAAGAATTCGAAGATCTAATGTCCAAGTTGGACGAGAAGTTCAAACATGCTGCCAATCAGGCCCTATTAGATAATTCCCAAAAATTCAACCAACAAACTCATGAAAAAATGAATGATCTACTTCGTCCTTTTAAGGAAGAAATAGAAAAGTTCGGAGTTAAAGTAGAACTTTCTCATAAAGAGCATAAGGATGATACAGCAAACTTAAAGGCTCAGATCAATAATCTATTAGAAATGAATAAAACACTTTCTGAAGATGCTAAAAGTTTAGCATCGGCTCTGAAAGGAAACTCTAAGACCCAAGGGGATTGGGGAGAAGGAATACTCGAAAATATCCTCCAAAATAGCGGCTTAGTCAAAGGAAGAGAATATACCGCCCAAGAATCCGTACAAACGGAGGATGGAAGATTGAGACCGGATATAGTAGTCAAACTACCTTCCGGAAAATCAATCGTTATAGATTCCAAGGTTTCCTTAACTGCATACGTGGAGTATGCTTCCGCGGAATCAGAAGATATAAAAAAGGCGGCATTACAAAGACATCTCAAAAGTTTATACGAGCATGTATCCGGACTATATAAGAAAAATTATCAGTCTCTCTATGGCATAGAATCTTTGGACTTTGTGTTGATGTTCCTACCAGTGGAACCTTCTTATTATGAAGCAGTTCGTACAGATCCTAATTTTTTAGAAGATGCTTACGCAAAAAACATTCTGATAGTTACTCCTTCTACCTTGATGGTTTCCTTGAAGATGGTGGCCAATCTTTGGAGAAAGGAAAAACAAAACAAGAACTCGGAACAGATCGCAGAAGAATCCGGTAAGATGTATGATAAGATCGTAGAGATCGTCACCGCATTAGAAGTTTTAGGTAAATCTTTAGACAAGTCCAAGGACAATTACGATGCGGTCCTAGGAAAATTAAAATCAGGCAGAGGAAATCTTTTAGGAAGAGCAGAGAATATTCGTAAACTTGGAGCGAAAGTACGTAAGTCCTTAGATTCTGCTTCTGAAGATTCCCAAGAGGATGCGGAAGAGACCTTGTTTTTAAATGGAGAATGA
- a CDS encoding adenylate/guanylate cyclase domain-containing protein translates to MDSEPTVFRSQYLLSIIFCIFLVSCSSADAPVAQKGILDLTHWDYRSNPTLNLQGDWSFFPNTFQSDLHSEKNPEFRKIPGVWPGTGYALLKLKILLPEKFGRLAIYSKHQATAFEILINGVSAGSSGEPGTSFETSVPDNRPVYYEWDESTKEVDISFKISNFHHRLTGLWFDIRFGDAQALYKETLILRDWDLFLSGLFFMSTIYHLGLFFLRRQDRTPLIFALFCFCLFLRIFVTEEKLIQFYFPWVEYPLSMNLEYLTMYAALPLGLHFLRHSFPAYFPRKWMLLFYLIAVAFSLTTLFPFPLASIPVPYYQMVFLTGVAFAIVVLFRAIFHKEQYSLVIGFAILALILAGIFDMLAARQIIFARFIIPIGLFVAILTQTFILSSRYRDLYREKEKLSDRLQRLNETYSRFVPISFLEFLGKGKLEDMRPGDQIKKEMTILFADIRSFTEISESLDSKESFELLNSYISEMEPLIHSNHGFVDKYFGDAIMALFPESSDDAVNAAISMQNRILEYNQRRMDQGNRAIGVGIGIHTGSLMMGLVGSGDRMESTVISDAVHLASKLEALNKYYGSSILISEDTYSKLKSPDTFLLRKLDKLKFRGKEAHRTIYELGDHLSKTEKEAFLKSKSNFERGVELYYYGKYLDSGESFREALRIYSGDRAANLYLKRCTEQIYSSAVKVQPGPDLA, encoded by the coding sequence ATGGACTCTGAGCCGACAGTTTTCCGATCTCAATATTTACTTTCTATAATTTTCTGTATCTTCTTAGTTTCTTGCTCATCCGCGGATGCACCGGTTGCTCAAAAAGGGATCTTAGATTTAACCCATTGGGATTATAGGTCCAACCCGACGCTCAATTTACAGGGAGATTGGTCTTTTTTTCCGAATACATTTCAGTCTGATCTTCATTCTGAAAAGAATCCAGAATTTCGTAAAATTCCAGGAGTCTGGCCAGGCACAGGTTACGCACTTCTTAAATTAAAAATACTTCTTCCGGAAAAGTTTGGGCGTTTGGCGATCTATTCCAAACACCAGGCAACTGCTTTTGAAATTTTGATCAATGGTGTTTCTGCGGGTAGTTCTGGAGAACCTGGGACTAGTTTTGAGACAAGTGTTCCTGATAATAGACCGGTTTATTATGAATGGGACGAGTCCACAAAGGAAGTGGATATTAGTTTCAAAATTTCTAATTTTCATCATAGGTTGACCGGGCTTTGGTTCGATATCCGTTTTGGCGATGCACAGGCACTTTATAAAGAAACTCTAATACTTAGGGATTGGGATCTTTTCCTGTCCGGACTTTTTTTCATGTCCACCATCTATCATCTTGGTCTTTTCTTTCTAAGAAGACAGGACCGAACTCCTCTAATATTTGCATTATTCTGTTTTTGTTTATTCCTTCGTATATTCGTTACTGAGGAAAAACTGATCCAATTCTATTTTCCTTGGGTAGAGTATCCCCTTTCCATGAATTTGGAATATCTCACCATGTATGCTGCCTTACCTTTGGGACTTCATTTTCTAAGGCATTCTTTTCCGGCCTATTTTCCACGAAAATGGATGTTATTATTTTATCTGATAGCCGTTGCATTTTCATTAACCACACTCTTTCCTTTTCCTTTAGCTTCTATACCTGTCCCTTACTATCAGATGGTCTTTTTAACGGGTGTGGCATTTGCAATTGTGGTACTTTTTAGGGCGATTTTCCACAAAGAACAATATTCTCTTGTTATTGGATTTGCGATCTTAGCTTTGATCCTGGCCGGCATCTTTGATATGCTTGCCGCTAGACAGATCATATTCGCAAGGTTTATTATTCCGATCGGCTTGTTTGTAGCAATTCTTACCCAGACATTCATTCTTTCTTCCAGATACAGAGATCTTTATAGGGAGAAGGAAAAACTTTCAGATCGCCTTCAACGTTTGAACGAAACCTACAGCAGATTTGTTCCTATCAGCTTTTTGGAATTTTTAGGAAAAGGAAAGCTGGAAGATATGAGACCTGGGGACCAGATCAAGAAGGAGATGACCATCCTGTTCGCGGATATTCGGTCATTTACTGAAATTTCGGAAAGTCTGGATTCCAAGGAAAGTTTTGAATTATTAAATTCATATATTTCAGAGATGGAGCCTCTTATCCATTCCAATCACGGTTTTGTGGATAAGTATTTTGGAGATGCGATCATGGCTCTCTTCCCGGAAAGTTCCGATGATGCAGTAAATGCCGCAATCTCCATGCAAAATCGTATTTTAGAATATAATCAAAGAAGAATGGACCAAGGAAATCGTGCGATCGGAGTCGGAATAGGGATACATACCGGTTCTTTGATGATGGGTCTTGTGGGCTCCGGAGATCGTATGGAAAGTACTGTAATCTCTGATGCAGTCCATCTTGCTTCTAAGTTAGAGGCTTTGAATAAATATTACGGTTCTAGCATATTGATCAGTGAGGATACTTATTCTAAACTAAAATCTCCGGACACTTTTTTACTTCGTAAATTGGACAAACTTAAGTTTAGAGGAAAGGAAGCACATAGAACAATCTATGAACTCGGAGATCATTTGAGTAAAACGGAAAAAGAAGCATTCCTGAAATCCAAAAGTAATTTTGAAAGGGGAGTGGAGTTGTATTATTACGGGAAATATTTGGACTCGGGAGAATCTTTCAGAGAGGCTTTGCGGATCTATTCCGGAGACAGGGCCGCGAACTTATACTTAAAACGTTGCACGGAACAAATTTACTCTTCCGCTGTAAAAGTGCAGCCCGGTCCGGATCTAGCTTAA
- a CDS encoding LIC12353 family lipoprotein, producing the protein MFRNRFKISVILLTLFGILINCGDSLRGKPTPAIPELAGFYVNERSKEWLQDGKIKIQTLWIRRTAKGEMEFNHQILTRLQFSVSENRDELKVKSGKLLTSDRELLFFETNGKEFHRNYHGLNTKDPKSWAVRSFGPFMKVKDFNKLIGEGTGRSAELAQDKNSIVFSNGDIYRRIGNPLLGRISINLGKFRKTIDNEIAGVILFPLDAESFPQTEGKQNFFALFSTTDNVAVGTPIKIAEFPGQVQEVFEHVAVVELNKMKPGISTPSIQNFSPLILDGVVDSKTISQKESTDELIRRLKQDPNVSKEELIRELEKLKNKE; encoded by the coding sequence ATGTTTCGAAACCGTTTCAAAATATCTGTAATTCTCTTAACCTTGTTTGGTATTCTCATAAACTGCGGAGATAGTTTAAGAGGCAAGCCTACACCAGCGATCCCGGAACTGGCAGGTTTTTATGTGAATGAAAGATCCAAAGAATGGCTCCAAGACGGAAAGATCAAAATACAAACTCTTTGGATCCGACGTACTGCAAAAGGAGAGATGGAATTCAACCATCAAATATTAACAAGACTCCAATTCAGCGTGAGCGAAAACAGAGACGAATTAAAGGTTAAATCAGGAAAACTTCTGACAAGCGATAGAGAACTTTTATTTTTCGAAACAAATGGCAAAGAGTTCCATCGCAATTATCACGGCCTAAATACGAAAGATCCTAAAAGCTGGGCAGTCCGTTCCTTCGGACCATTTATGAAAGTAAAAGATTTCAACAAATTAATAGGAGAAGGAACCGGAAGATCTGCTGAGCTTGCTCAGGACAAAAACTCGATCGTATTTTCTAACGGAGACATTTACAGAAGGATAGGAAATCCTCTCTTGGGTAGGATCTCCATCAATCTAGGAAAATTCAGAAAAACCATAGATAACGAAATTGCAGGAGTAATATTATTTCCTTTAGATGCAGAATCATTTCCCCAAACAGAAGGAAAACAAAACTTCTTCGCGCTATTTTCCACAACAGACAATGTCGCTGTGGGAACGCCGATCAAGATTGCGGAATTTCCAGGCCAGGTCCAAGAAGTTTTCGAACATGTGGCAGTGGTGGAATTGAACAAAATGAAACCGGGGATTTCAACACCTAGTATCCAAAATTTCTCTCCTCTAATTTTAGATGGGGTTGTGGATTCTAAAACAATTTCTCAAAAAGAAAGTACCGACGAACTGATCCGAAGACTAAAGCAGGATCCGAACGTTTCTAAAGAGGAACTGATCCGGGAACTTGAAAAACTTAAGAACAAAGAGTAA
- a CDS encoding MarR family winged helix-turn-helix transcriptional regulator, whose protein sequence is MSKDKIFRYDKSDDSPGFLLWQVTNLWQREIRKVLEPLDLTHAQFVLLAVTHWLELHEEETTQIKIADRAKTDPMTTSTVLRTLESKKLVKRISHETDTRAKLVKTTSEGQKVLKQAVKVVEDFDEDFFSILGGKRKDMVGGLQILSRK, encoded by the coding sequence GTGTCGAAGGACAAAATATTCAGATACGATAAATCCGACGATAGTCCTGGATTTTTGTTATGGCAGGTCACAAATCTTTGGCAGAGGGAGATCCGAAAGGTTTTAGAACCTTTGGATCTTACCCATGCTCAGTTTGTTCTTCTGGCAGTAACGCATTGGTTGGAACTCCATGAAGAAGAGACCACTCAGATCAAAATTGCTGACAGAGCTAAAACGGATCCTATGACTACTTCTACCGTGCTTAGAACTCTCGAATCAAAAAAGTTAGTCAAACGTATCTCTCATGAAACTGATACTCGTGCAAAATTAGTAAAGACCACTTCGGAAGGACAGAAAGTCCTGAAACAAGCGGTCAAAGTAGTGGAAGATTTTGATGAGGACTTCTTTTCCATTTTGGGTGGAAAAAGAAAAGATATGGTTGGCGGACTGCAGATACTTTCCCGGAAATAA
- a CDS encoding EVE domain-containing protein gives MSSKYWIVVASKEHSTIGTSQGIVQACHGKKAPLARMKKGDWVLVYSSKENFGSKTPYRKFTSLGQVEDDSIYSFQMSADFCPFRRNVKYYPTQEADILPLVDSLDFIKNKKSWGFPFRFGFLEIGSKDFELISERMGRSVEGQNIQIR, from the coding sequence ATGAGCTCGAAATATTGGATCGTTGTTGCTTCCAAAGAGCATTCTACTATAGGAACGTCTCAAGGGATTGTCCAAGCCTGTCATGGAAAAAAGGCGCCTCTCGCAAGAATGAAAAAAGGGGATTGGGTTTTGGTGTATTCTTCTAAAGAAAACTTCGGATCTAAAACTCCTTATCGAAAATTCACTTCGCTTGGACAGGTAGAGGATGATTCTATCTATTCTTTCCAAATGAGCGCGGATTTCTGTCCTTTCAGAAGGAATGTTAAATATTATCCTACTCAGGAAGCGGATATTTTACCTTTGGTTGATTCTTTGGATTTTATCAAAAATAAAAAATCCTGGGGCTTTCCGTTTCGGTTTGGTTTTCTGGAAATCGGTTCGAAAGATTTCGAACTAATATCCGAAAGGATGGGAAGAAGTGTCGAAGGACAAAATATTCAGATACGATAA
- a CDS encoding polyketide cyclase, producing the protein MWKYEYSTTVKGIDPKSLWEARSDVSNWSKWDSDIEWTKIEGEVSVGKEFVLKPRGGFACKVLITESEKPFVFGDVTYLPGAKMKFIHFFKPNQDGTEIKVELSISGPLGFLWKKILGEEQAKGMEEEIRRFSELVRKEIG; encoded by the coding sequence ATGTGGAAGTATGAATATAGTACAACTGTAAAAGGAATCGACCCAAAATCACTTTGGGAAGCAAGATCGGACGTGTCCAATTGGTCCAAATGGGATTCTGATATAGAATGGACTAAGATAGAAGGAGAAGTTTCCGTAGGTAAGGAATTCGTATTGAAACCTCGCGGAGGATTTGCTTGCAAGGTCTTGATCACCGAATCTGAGAAACCATTCGTATTCGGGGACGTGACCTACCTTCCTGGGGCCAAAATGAAATTTATACATTTTTTTAAGCCGAACCAAGACGGAACTGAGATCAAGGTGGAGCTGAGTATTTCCGGGCCTCTAGGATTTCTTTGGAAAAAAATCCTGGGAGAAGAACAGGCAAAAGGAATGGAAGAGGAGATCCGTAGATTTTCCGAATTGGTCAGGAAGGAAATCGGATGA
- a CDS encoding esterase/lipase family protein, translating to MLKRAKLMVAGVLFLAAGAVSASGGGSSSKPLAGAYPIVLTHGIFGWGKSTGIVDYWGGNAAYLQSQGATVLTPTVTATNSSAARASQLKTAIQTAMAANNYTGKVHILGHSQGGLDARYLVSNLSFASKVATLTTINTPHKGSPVASVIEAVIPSWALPYVGTVINALVGVVYGQSSQNVVAALKLLTVSGAVTFNANTPNASGVKYFSYGSYMIGNDLIQHPAMGLLAPICSIGAPFYGQSIWNDGVVPDDSQRWGTWKGGPSYGILTTGVDHLEATNALYLGQAWYDTNGYYLKMASNAKSNQ from the coding sequence ATGTTAAAAAGAGCAAAGTTAATGGTAGCTGGGGTTCTATTCCTAGCAGCGGGAGCAGTGAGCGCGTCTGGTGGAGGATCTTCAAGTAAGCCTCTAGCTGGAGCTTATCCGATCGTATTGACTCATGGTATTTTCGGTTGGGGTAAATCTACTGGTATTGTTGATTATTGGGGCGGAAACGCAGCTTATCTTCAATCTCAAGGAGCCACTGTTCTTACTCCTACTGTAACTGCTACAAACTCTTCAGCAGCAAGAGCTTCTCAGTTAAAAACAGCAATCCAAACTGCAATGGCAGCAAATAATTACACCGGAAAAGTTCATATTCTTGGACACTCACAAGGTGGATTGGACGCTCGTTATCTTGTTTCGAATCTTAGTTTTGCAAGTAAAGTAGCAACTCTCACCACAATCAACACTCCTCATAAAGGAAGTCCGGTTGCAAGCGTGATTGAAGCTGTAATTCCAAGCTGGGCATTACCTTATGTAGGAACTGTTATTAATGCATTGGTCGGAGTAGTTTACGGACAATCCAGCCAAAACGTTGTTGCAGCATTAAAACTTCTTACAGTGAGTGGGGCAGTTACTTTTAACGCGAACACCCCGAATGCGTCCGGAGTTAAGTATTTCTCTTACGGATCTTATATGATCGGTAATGATCTTATCCAACACCCTGCTATGGGACTTCTTGCACCTATTTGTTCCATTGGAGCTCCATTCTATGGACAAAGTATATGGAATGACGGTGTGGTTCCTGATGATTCTCAAAGATGGGGAACCTGGAAAGGTGGTCCTTCTTACGGAATCCTTACCACAGGTGTGGACCATTTAGAAGCAACCAACGCATTATACCTGGGACAAGCTTGGTATGATACTAATGGTTATTACTTAAAAATGGCTTCCAACGCAAAAAGTAATCAATAA
- the typA gene encoding translational GTPase TypA, with product MEIRNIAIIAHVDHGKTTLLDGILRQTGAVTAKEDGERIMDHNDLEKEKGITIKAKNTAVVYKGTRINVVDTPGHADFGGEVERVLSTADSCLLLVDAFDGPMPQTRFVLGKSLQLGHRPILVINKIDRDGARPDAVVDMVFDLFSDLGATNEQLDFPIVYASAKQGWAVSQLEDAPGTNLDPLLDTVLSHVPPVKANIEAPLQFQVTSLDYNDYVGRIAIGKIYNGKLQKGMSVIQVSPKPNGRDETQVLKVTKLYNFEGLKRNEIDEAEAGDIVSIAGLPDVFIGDTVCEPGKAAPMPAIEVEEPTVSMYFMVNNSPFASKEGKFVTTRNIRERLDRELETNVAMRLEETEDKDRFKVLGRGELHLSVLIETMRREGFELQVSRPEVIIKKGENGEKLEPYEYLVMDLPDQFTGSIIAELNRRKGELQLMDAHPSGMTRVEFVIPTRGIIGFRGYFVTETKGEGVASSRFLRFDNYKGEIPGRKNGALISMDSGETTGYALWKIQERGELLIDPQTPVYPGMIIGIHSRDNDLEVNPVKEKKLTNVRSSGADEAIRLVPPRKFSLEQNIEFLDDDELLEVTPQSMRLRKRHLDANARKRAAK from the coding sequence ATGGAAATCCGCAATATCGCCATTATCGCACACGTTGACCACGGTAAAACAACCCTTCTAGACGGTATTTTACGCCAAACAGGCGCAGTTACTGCAAAAGAAGATGGGGAAAGGATCATGGATCATAACGATCTCGAAAAAGAAAAAGGGATCACGATCAAGGCCAAAAACACAGCAGTTGTTTATAAAGGAACACGAATCAACGTAGTAGATACCCCAGGTCACGCGGACTTTGGAGGAGAAGTGGAGCGAGTTCTTTCCACAGCGGATTCTTGTCTTCTTCTTGTAGACGCATTCGACGGACCCATGCCTCAAACCAGATTCGTACTCGGAAAGTCCTTACAATTAGGACATAGACCTATTTTAGTTATCAATAAGATCGATAGAGATGGAGCTCGTCCTGACGCTGTAGTCGATATGGTTTTCGACTTGTTCAGCGATTTAGGAGCAACAAACGAACAATTGGATTTTCCAATCGTTTATGCTTCTGCAAAACAAGGCTGGGCGGTTAGCCAATTAGAAGATGCTCCTGGAACTAATTTGGATCCACTTTTAGATACTGTACTTTCTCATGTTCCTCCTGTTAAAGCAAATATAGAAGCTCCTCTACAGTTCCAAGTTACTTCCTTGGATTATAATGATTATGTAGGTCGTATTGCGATCGGTAAGATCTATAACGGTAAACTTCAAAAAGGAATGAGCGTAATCCAAGTTTCCCCTAAACCAAATGGCAGGGACGAAACTCAAGTTTTAAAGGTAACAAAACTTTATAACTTCGAAGGACTCAAAAGAAACGAGATCGATGAAGCAGAAGCTGGAGATATCGTTTCGATCGCAGGACTGCCTGATGTATTTATCGGAGATACAGTTTGTGAGCCAGGTAAAGCGGCTCCAATGCCTGCTATCGAAGTAGAAGAGCCTACTGTATCCATGTATTTTATGGTAAACAATTCTCCTTTTGCGAGTAAGGAAGGTAAGTTTGTAACTACCAGAAATATTCGCGAACGTCTGGACAGAGAATTAGAAACGAACGTAGCAATGCGTTTGGAAGAAACCGAGGATAAAGACCGCTTCAAGGTTTTAGGCCGAGGAGAATTACATCTTTCCGTACTTATCGAAACCATGAGAAGAGAAGGTTTCGAACTACAAGTTTCCCGTCCTGAGGTAATCATCAAGAAGGGAGAAAACGGAGAAAAACTGGAGCCTTACGAGTATCTCGTAATGGATTTACCGGACCAATTCACAGGAAGTATTATTGCAGAGTTAAACCGTAGAAAGGGAGAGCTTCAATTGATGGATGCTCATCCGTCCGGAATGACCAGAGTAGAATTCGTAATTCCTACAAGAGGTATTATCGGATTCAGAGGTTACTTCGTAACTGAGACCAAAGGAGAAGGAGTGGCATCCAGCCGATTCCTTAGATTCGACAACTATAAGGGAGAAATTCCTGGAAGAAAGAACGGTGCACTCATCTCTATGGACTCCGGAGAAACCACAGGTTACGCTCTATGGAAAATCCAAGAAAGGGGAGAATTACTGATCGATCCTCAAACTCCTGTATACCCTGGAATGATCATCGGGATCCACTCTCGCGACAATGACTTAGAAGTGAACCCTGTAAAAGAGAAAAAGCTTACTAACGTAAGATCTTCCGGAGCGGATGAGGCAATCAGACTTGTTCCTCCTCGCAAGTTCAGCTTAGAACAGAATATCGAATTCTTGGACGATGATGAACTTCTGGAAGTAACTCCTCAGAGTATGCGTCTTCGTAAAAGACATTTGGATGCAAACGCAAGAAAGCGCGCTGCCAAATAA